Proteins from a single region of Nitrososphaerota archaeon:
- a CDS encoding 3-phosphoglycerate dehydrogenase codes for MPRRAVFATEQLPPVAREILKEYDLFEVEADGASLAKCEALICWPHRVKPELIRKMTALKMIQAMSAGVDSFDFASLPPGVTVYSNAGAFAESVGEHAWGVLLGVAKGVHLRNQRSAPRKLRGKTLLVVGAGAIGSEVARLSKSLGMKTVGISRSFRDPGAFDERAPLSSLADKLGEADAVVMALPLTRETRGLVTYDLLSRTKDGVILVNVGRGESIQEEGTLRWLKERPESRFATDVFWDREGRESFDTPAWDLPNFAGTLHVSGVPLGDDLTGVRVAAAKNVKSFFETGNAANRTDPAEYL; via the coding sequence GTGCCCCGCAGAGCCGTCTTCGCGACAGAGCAGCTCCCTCCCGTTGCCAGAGAGATTCTCAAGGAATACGACCTTTTCGAGGTCGAAGCCGACGGCGCGTCGCTCGCGAAGTGCGAGGCGCTGATCTGCTGGCCCCACAGGGTGAAGCCGGAGCTCATCAGGAAGATGACCGCCCTGAAGATGATCCAGGCGATGTCGGCAGGGGTCGACAGCTTCGACTTCGCGTCCCTCCCGCCCGGGGTGACCGTCTACTCCAACGCCGGCGCGTTCGCGGAGTCTGTGGGCGAGCACGCCTGGGGGGTCCTCCTGGGGGTCGCGAAGGGGGTGCACCTCCGCAACCAGAGGTCCGCGCCCCGGAAGCTGCGGGGGAAGACCCTCCTGGTGGTGGGCGCCGGAGCCATCGGGTCCGAGGTAGCCAGGCTGTCAAAGTCCCTGGGGATGAAGACGGTCGGGATCTCCAGGTCTTTCCGGGACCCTGGCGCTTTCGACGAGAGGGCGCCGCTCTCCTCGCTGGCGGATAAGCTGGGGGAGGCGGACGCGGTGGTGATGGCCCTACCGCTCACCAGAGAGACGCGGGGGCTCGTGACCTACGACCTCCTTTCGAGGACGAAGGACGGCGTCATCCTCGTCAACGTCGGGCGGGGGGAGAGCATCCAGGAGGAAGGGACGCTCCGCTGGCTGAAAGAGAGGCCGGAAAGCAGGTTCGCGACCGATGTCTTCTGGGACAGAGAAGGGAGGGAGTCGTTCGACACGCCCGCTTGGGACCTTCCCAACTTCGCAGGGACCCTGCACGTCTCGGGGGTCCCCCTCGGAGACGACCTGACGGGGGTGAGGGTGGCGGCCGCCAAGAACGTGAAGAGCTTCTTCGAGACAGGAAACGCAGCCAACCGGACAGACCCGGCGGAATACCTCTGA
- the albA gene encoding DNA-binding protein Alba has product MPKKKSDTNASEGHKATEQAATPAHQSTPTQRTAPLNHIFVGQKPVMNYAMSALIQLAQAGEVTVKARGMAISRAVDVAEIVTKRLGNGQFKVKDIGISTEVVGEGAETRNISSIEIVVGK; this is encoded by the coding sequence ATGCCAAAAAAGAAATCCGACACGAACGCGTCAGAGGGACACAAGGCCACTGAACAGGCCGCAACACCAGCACATCAGAGCACGCCAACCCAGAGGACCGCACCGTTGAACCACATCTTCGTGGGTCAGAAGCCTGTGATGAACTACGCCATGAGCGCACTCATCCAGCTCGCCCAGGCAGGAGAGGTGACGGTGAAGGCCAGAGGGATGGCGATCAGCAGAGCAGTCGATGTGGCAGAAATCGTCACCAAGAGGCTGGGGAACGGCCAGTTCAAAGTCAAGGACATCGGCATAAGCACCGAGGTCGTTGGCGAAGGCGCCGAAACACGGAACATCTCCTCGATCGAGATAGTCGTCGGCAAGTAA
- a CDS encoding GIY-YIG nuclease family protein, which translates to MAPYYVYIVRCADGTLYTGVTTDLARRVEEHNSGRGAKYTRGRRPVRLAFSEPAESRGRALEREAEIKKLGRSDKLALLASAPAAGQSFR; encoded by the coding sequence GTGGCTCCATACTACGTGTACATCGTCAGGTGCGCCGACGGGACTCTGTACACTGGGGTCACCACCGACCTGGCGAGGAGGGTCGAAGAGCACAATTCGGGGCGAGGGGCGAAGTACACCCGCGGTCGGAGACCGGTCAGGCTCGCCTTTTCCGAGCCCGCAGAGAGCCGGGGAAGGGCGCTGGAGCGGGAGGCGGAGATAAAGAAACTGGGGAGGTCAGACAAGCTCGCCCTGCTTGCGAGCGCTCCAGCAGCCGGCCAGAGCTTCCGCTGA
- a CDS encoding thymidine kinase, whose amino-acid sequence MFSGKTSELIRLVEREVYAKKKGAIFKVDFDRRYSEKEVVTHNGLRYDAYSISSSDEGVKKIEEAAESNGLDAIGVDEVNFFPEAIVKVLDGLADRRRVIACGLNLDFRAEPFRTTMELAARADRVRYLSAVCVVCGQEATRTQRLVGGKPAPKGSPVIAVGGKEMYEPRCRKCYAPPT is encoded by the coding sequence ATGTTTTCAGGCAAGACGTCCGAGTTGATCAGGCTGGTAGAGCGCGAGGTCTACGCCAAGAAGAAGGGGGCGATATTCAAGGTCGACTTCGACAGGCGGTACAGCGAGAAGGAGGTCGTCACCCACAACGGGCTCAGGTACGACGCCTATTCGATATCTTCTTCGGACGAAGGGGTGAAGAAGATCGAAGAGGCAGCAGAGTCCAACGGCCTCGACGCCATAGGGGTCGACGAAGTGAACTTCTTCCCGGAAGCGATCGTGAAGGTCCTCGACGGCCTCGCCGACCGGAGGAGGGTGATCGCGTGCGGACTGAACCTGGATTTCCGGGCCGAGCCGTTCCGGACCACGATGGAGCTGGCAGCCAGGGCCGACCGGGTGAGGTACCTCAGCGCAGTCTGCGTGGTCTGCGGGCAGGAGGCCACCAGGACGCAGAGGCTCGTGGGCGGCAAGCCTGCCCCCAAGGGCTCCCCGGTGATCGCCGTCGGCGGGAAGGAGATGTACGAGCCCAGATGCAGGAAGTGCTACGCCCCCCCGACGTGA
- a CDS encoding nucleoside phosphorylase, with amino-acid sequence MAHQPKDEEGRPYHVRLSKADVGRVALLPGDPGRVPLIAERLDGARELNSNREYVAYGGATGGEKVVVMSTGIGGPSTAIAVEELARLGVEVMIRVGTCGAIQPALKLGSLVVADSAVRMDGTSRQYIMDGYPAAATPGVVMALAEAAASLHKKAAVGVSASTDSFYVGQGREGFGGYLPSDKARVVEDLRAAKVLCFEMEAATLFTLGRLFGLKTGAVFAVIANRATDELGHDVGVDDAIEVALAGVRGLKKHSV; translated from the coding sequence TTGGCGCACCAGCCCAAGGACGAAGAGGGGAGGCCGTATCACGTCAGGTTGTCGAAGGCAGATGTCGGAAGGGTGGCCCTCCTCCCGGGGGACCCGGGGCGGGTCCCGCTCATCGCAGAGCGCCTCGACGGCGCCAGGGAGCTTAACTCCAACAGGGAGTACGTCGCCTACGGCGGGGCGACGGGAGGGGAGAAGGTGGTGGTCATGAGCACAGGCATCGGCGGGCCTTCGACCGCCATCGCCGTCGAAGAGCTGGCGCGACTGGGGGTCGAGGTGATGATACGGGTCGGCACCTGCGGTGCCATCCAGCCTGCCCTGAAGCTGGGGTCGCTGGTCGTCGCGGATTCGGCCGTCAGGATGGACGGCACCAGCCGCCAGTACATCATGGACGGGTACCCTGCGGCGGCAACTCCGGGGGTGGTCATGGCGCTGGCGGAAGCTGCCGCGTCCCTTCACAAGAAGGCGGCAGTGGGGGTCTCGGCCTCGACCGACTCGTTCTACGTGGGCCAGGGGAGAGAGGGGTTCGGCGGATACCTCCCCTCCGACAAAGCGCGCGTAGTGGAAGACCTCCGGGCGGCGAAGGTCCTCTGCTTCGAGATGGAAGCGGCCACGCTGTTCACCCTGGGGAGGCTGTTCGGACTCAAGACAGGGGCCGTCTTCGCGGTGATAGCCAACCGCGCGACGGACGAGCTCGGCCACGACGTCGGGGTGGACGACGCGATAGAAGTGGCGCTCGCCGGGGTAAGGGGCCTGAAGAAACACTCCGTCTAA
- the apgM gene encoding 2,3-bisphosphoglycerate-independent phosphoglycerate mutase codes for MKAGYVLLDGCGDRPVPGLNFVTPLQGAYTPNLDRIASRSRLGTVTSVGKGIAPESDIAVFSMLGYSFGAGYPGRGVVEAVGSGMEMKDGYLALRANLASARGDVIVDRRAGRDLTQDEAERLAKDISRVSLAGAEFDFRATVSYRGVLVIRAGRPLSAMISNTDPAYSRVGGFGAAKETKGTDRVAKSVPETRDAGAARAAELVNEFAAKAARALQKSEVNAERAEAGKLPANCVLLRDAGDHIPVLQSFEEKYGRKGTALVEMPAEVGIAKLLGMTMVPIKDRRDLREKASLFASAAREGGLVYVHIKGPDEFGHDGDARGKKRSIEEIDRDFFSVAGKLEGLRLGVSCDHSTPCTIKMHSDDPFPLLVTSEKGDGRRFTEADAKRGSLGHMMGRDVLGVVLAP; via the coding sequence TTGAAGGCCGGATATGTCCTCCTCGACGGGTGCGGCGACAGGCCCGTCCCGGGGCTCAACTTCGTCACCCCGCTGCAGGGTGCGTACACCCCAAACCTCGACAGGATAGCCTCGAGGTCTAGGCTGGGGACGGTCACTTCGGTCGGGAAGGGGATAGCCCCGGAGTCTGACATAGCGGTCTTCAGCATGCTCGGATACTCCTTCGGCGCGGGTTACCCCGGGAGGGGAGTGGTGGAGGCGGTGGGCTCGGGGATGGAGATGAAGGACGGGTACCTGGCTCTGCGGGCGAACCTGGCGTCCGCGAGGGGGGACGTGATAGTCGACAGGAGGGCGGGGCGGGACCTGACCCAGGACGAAGCGGAGCGCCTCGCCAAGGACATCAGCCGGGTGTCGCTCGCCGGCGCCGAGTTCGATTTCAGGGCGACCGTGTCCTACCGCGGCGTGCTCGTGATCAGGGCCGGCCGCCCTCTCTCGGCAATGATCTCGAACACGGACCCGGCGTACTCGAGGGTCGGCGGGTTCGGGGCGGCCAAGGAGACCAAGGGGACGGACCGGGTGGCGAAGAGCGTCCCTGAGACCAGGGACGCGGGCGCGGCGAGGGCCGCCGAGTTGGTCAACGAGTTCGCTGCCAAGGCTGCCAGGGCGCTTCAGAAGAGCGAGGTCAACGCCGAGAGGGCGGAGGCTGGCAAGCTCCCGGCCAACTGCGTCCTCCTCCGCGACGCAGGCGACCACATCCCCGTGCTCCAGTCCTTCGAGGAGAAGTACGGGCGCAAGGGGACCGCGCTGGTGGAGATGCCGGCAGAGGTCGGGATCGCGAAGCTCCTCGGGATGACCATGGTCCCGATAAAGGACAGGCGCGACCTGCGGGAGAAAGCGTCGCTGTTCGCGTCGGCTGCGCGCGAGGGGGGGCTGGTCTACGTTCACATCAAGGGGCCCGATGAGTTCGGGCACGACGGCGACGCCCGGGGGAAGAAGAGGAGCATCGAGGAGATCGACAGGGACTTCTTCTCCGTGGCCGGGAAGCTGGAGGGCCTTCGCCTGGGGGTCTCCTGCGACCACAGCACTCCCTGCACGATCAAGATGCACTCCGACGACCCCTTCCCGCTGCTCGTGACCTCCGAGAAGGGGGACGGGAGGAGGTTCACGGAGGCCGACGCCAAGCGCGGCTCCCTCGGACACATGATGGGCCGGGACGTGCTCGGGGTTGTCCTGGCCCCTTAG
- a CDS encoding galactose-1-phosphate uridylyltransferase: MVEIRKDYFTEKLSIILPDRGLKPGQVIPQRAEKCNYCAGNEEMTPPADLVLVKRGDTLLKQTDSEGDVVKNWSVRIFPAKNPLVVPAAPPSYGEPPHYSEPAVGYHYVLVATPRHDQPFSKIDTEQWTNILASLQDKVRWLYSQKGVSYALVYVNSEKDGPPTAVHPSIQMVTTPRVPPAVEEEADTVQTSLNDLGVCPMCQVVTAETGGPRQILATDFFLAFAPWVSTHPFEFWVYPKRHMTSLLKLSQKEMMDLALMLRSTLGGLAKALDSPNFTMVFHSSSEKKTTKQIHWHVEIYPKRERWTGLELGGGIYANEVSPEGAAQVLGASSRKELAQLVGIK, encoded by the coding sequence ATGGTAGAGATCAGGAAGGACTACTTCACGGAAAAGCTCTCGATAATCCTCCCCGACAGGGGGCTGAAGCCGGGCCAGGTCATCCCGCAGCGGGCAGAGAAGTGCAACTACTGCGCGGGGAACGAGGAGATGACCCCCCCGGCGGACCTCGTCCTTGTCAAGCGGGGCGACACCCTGCTGAAGCAGACCGACTCGGAAGGGGACGTCGTGAAGAACTGGTCGGTGAGGATCTTCCCGGCGAAGAACCCTCTAGTGGTCCCGGCCGCGCCTCCTTCATACGGGGAGCCCCCCCACTACAGCGAGCCGGCGGTGGGGTACCACTACGTGCTGGTGGCGACCCCGAGGCACGACCAGCCGTTCTCGAAGATAGACACCGAGCAGTGGACGAACATACTCGCGTCGCTGCAGGACAAGGTCAGGTGGCTCTACTCGCAGAAGGGGGTGAGCTACGCCCTGGTCTACGTGAACAGCGAGAAGGACGGGCCCCCCACGGCGGTCCACCCCAGCATCCAGATGGTGACCACCCCGCGGGTCCCTCCCGCCGTGGAGGAGGAAGCGGACACCGTCCAGACGTCCCTGAACGACCTGGGGGTCTGCCCGATGTGCCAGGTTGTGACTGCGGAGACGGGAGGGCCGAGGCAGATCCTGGCCACCGACTTCTTCCTGGCGTTCGCCCCCTGGGTGTCGACGCACCCCTTCGAGTTCTGGGTCTACCCGAAGAGGCATATGACGAGCCTGCTGAAGCTGTCCCAGAAGGAGATGATGGACCTGGCGCTGATGCTCAGGTCGACCCTCGGAGGTCTGGCCAAGGCCCTCGACTCCCCGAACTTCACGATGGTCTTCCACAGCTCGTCGGAGAAGAAGACCACGAAACAGATACACTGGCACGTCGAGATCTACCCCAAGAGGGAGAGATGGACAGGGCTCGAGCTGGGAGGCGGGATATACGCGAACGAAGTGTCCCCTGAGGGGGCCGCCCAGGTCCTGGGAGCGAGCTCCAGGAAGGAGCTGGCCCAGCTCGTCGGGATAAAGTAG
- a CDS encoding nucleotidyltransferase family protein, whose protein sequence is MILAGGLGTRLRPYTFLLPKPMLPVGPKPIMEHILEWLKKGGITDVVVSTGYLGKMLQDYFGSGKEWGMRITYATSPRPLGTAGQLKAAEPKVRGRFVCIYGDQLLDFDLGKAVDFHAKKKAAATMVLMKYSTELKYGFMETDKDGRLVEWKEKPTISGYINVGCYIMEKEFLKFITPGKIYEMNDAFKEAGSKGARIYAVKVEGSFMDIGDRKSFKEANDVYTKDLQGGGTQPRR, encoded by the coding sequence GTGATTCTCGCCGGCGGCCTCGGGACGAGGCTCCGGCCGTACACCTTCCTCCTCCCCAAGCCGATGCTCCCGGTGGGCCCGAAGCCCATAATGGAGCACATCCTCGAGTGGCTGAAGAAGGGGGGGATCACCGACGTAGTGGTGTCCACAGGGTATCTCGGTAAGATGCTGCAGGATTATTTCGGTTCCGGCAAAGAGTGGGGGATGCGGATCACTTACGCGACCTCGCCGCGTCCCCTCGGGACGGCGGGACAGCTGAAGGCGGCCGAGCCGAAGGTCAGGGGGAGGTTCGTCTGCATCTATGGTGACCAGCTCCTGGACTTCGACCTCGGGAAGGCGGTCGACTTCCATGCGAAGAAGAAGGCGGCCGCCACTATGGTCCTGATGAAGTACAGCACCGAGCTGAAGTACGGCTTCATGGAGACCGACAAGGACGGCAGGCTGGTGGAGTGGAAGGAGAAGCCTACCATATCCGGGTACATCAACGTCGGGTGTTACATCATGGAGAAGGAGTTCCTGAAGTTCATCACCCCGGGGAAGATCTATGAAATGAACGACGCGTTCAAGGAGGCGGGGTCGAAGGGGGCACGCATCTACGCGGTCAAGGTCGAGGGCTCCTTCATGGACATAGGCGACAGGAAGTCCTTCAAGGAAGCCAACGACGTGTACACCAAGGACCTCCAGGGCGGGGGTACCCAGCCACGAAGGTAG
- a CDS encoding heme o synthase encodes MDYWRLTKPRIWGLLVFTGAIAMLVAFKVTPGATLSPGLLASGIGALVLGSASAEVLTNYHDRDIDGMMKRTMKRAIPSGRIRPRSALIFGLVMAVPSVLVPLFLINAVSAGFMLFGLIDNIVVYSLLLKRRSWLNIILGGISGGMPVLVGYTAVAGAVTPLALYMSALVIVWIPTHIWSLAIFNRDDYEAAKVPMLPVVFGDRVASVCVAGTSALLTVFSVAIFLFTPGVSIFYTLTALVLGGMVLVYSARLAMTQSSKTAWTLFKLTSPYLTVIFLVLGLTVWVTA; translated from the coding sequence ATGGACTACTGGCGGCTGACGAAGCCCCGCATCTGGGGGCTCCTCGTGTTCACCGGGGCCATAGCCATGCTCGTAGCTTTCAAGGTCACGCCCGGGGCCACACTCTCGCCCGGGCTGCTCGCCTCCGGTATAGGCGCCTTGGTCCTGGGGAGCGCGTCGGCTGAGGTCCTGACCAACTATCACGACAGAGACATAGACGGGATGATGAAGCGGACGATGAAGCGCGCCATCCCATCCGGGAGGATCAGGCCCCGGAGCGCCCTGATCTTCGGCCTTGTCATGGCCGTCCCCTCCGTCCTCGTCCCCCTCTTCCTCATCAACGCGGTCTCCGCGGGGTTCATGCTGTTCGGGCTGATCGACAACATAGTCGTCTATTCGCTCCTGCTGAAGCGCAGAAGCTGGCTGAACATAATCCTTGGCGGGATATCCGGCGGGATGCCGGTGCTCGTAGGGTATACGGCTGTGGCGGGCGCGGTCACGCCCCTGGCCCTCTACATGTCTGCCCTGGTCATAGTCTGGATACCCACGCACATCTGGAGCCTCGCCATCTTCAACAGGGACGACTATGAAGCTGCCAAGGTCCCGATGCTCCCAGTGGTCTTCGGGGACCGGGTCGCGTCCGTCTGCGTCGCCGGGACGAGCGCGCTCCTCACCGTCTTCTCGGTCGCCATCTTCCTCTTCACCCCGGGGGTCAGCATCTTCTACACGCTCACAGCCCTCGTCCTCGGGGGGATGGTCCTCGTCTACAGCGCCAGGCTCGCCATGACCCAGAGCAGCAAGACCGCCTGGACCCTGTTCAAGCTGACTAGCCCGTACCTGACCGTGATCTTCCTGGTCCTGGGCCTGACGGTCTGGGTCACGGCCTGA
- a CDS encoding AbrB/MazE/SpoVT family DNA-binding domain-containing protein, translating into MPLIFRVILGKTGNSLRVTLPRPIVEGFDWKEGDEIVLYVSEGEITLKKGKGAEEVSREKAAKGRTG; encoded by the coding sequence TTGCCGCTCATCTTCCGGGTGATCCTGGGCAAGACAGGGAACAGCTTGAGGGTGACCCTTCCGAGGCCGATAGTCGAAGGGTTCGACTGGAAGGAAGGGGACGAGATAGTCCTCTACGTCTCGGAAGGGGAGATCACCCTGAAGAAAGGGAAGGGGGCGGAGGAGGTCTCCAGGGAGAAGGCGGCAAAGGGGAGGACCGGGTAG
- a CDS encoding Hsp20/alpha crystallin family protein, which translates to MPPTEPKDQDGTGDALAELARAAEEDLLREREARAPDEGELIESPLDVTFVLVVPGYRRGDIAVYAEQERLKVESYDFKIVKCMGSPIDPTTARSTYVNGVLSVRVDKRI; encoded by the coding sequence GTGCCCCCGACGGAACCTAAGGACCAGGACGGGACGGGGGACGCGCTCGCGGAGCTCGCGAGGGCGGCGGAAGAAGACCTGTTGCGGGAACGCGAAGCGAGAGCCCCGGACGAGGGGGAGCTTATCGAGAGCCCTCTGGACGTGACGTTCGTCCTGGTAGTCCCCGGATACAGGAGGGGAGACATCGCAGTGTACGCCGAGCAGGAGCGCCTGAAGGTGGAGTCATACGACTTCAAGATAGTCAAGTGCATGGGGAGCCCCATAGACCCGACAACGGCCCGCTCGACCTACGTCAACGGGGTCCTCTCCGTCCGGGTCGACAAGAGGATCTGA
- a CDS encoding ABC transporter permease subunit — protein MPLQFGLVALDIIVSWIRMILALGLSIVFALTVGILAARNKRAEGVILPLLDIFQSIPILGFFPFVIVAIYGPPGFALHNFIGANVAVIVLIFTSMSWNIAFGVYESVKAIPQDYADLLNVSQASSWQRIRSLYIPASMSRIAYNTQISWAVGLFFLVASEIISSGSTSIPVGYGIGVAVSEFVFPTFDYANYVLLVAGIVVAVVIWRFLFLREFALWSEKYKMMEEPREVRRDPVLRFYSWVSHRSVSKLFLIGQGRGVTRFTSSIARFRKGLRYAVLIFLGLFFLVVAAAIGSSGGLGAISIPSPSYLVSRELFVIYNLAVSFVRVWFVVAICVAIGLPLGIVVSLNFKLYDTVSPLLEVISSIPAPILLPAILLIPLIGRNPEAVADLVILLSVFWYIVFNVMAGVRTLPADMKELPRVYRVGRTSAWRNVYIPSAITALVTGAITAVGGAWNALIVAEYFQLDPSSPPLSQVQSGIGKVITIATNKGDNLTLFLAVSTMTVLIVGFNLTVWRRLYNRATRRYTYNR, from the coding sequence GTGCCTCTTCAATTCGGCCTGGTTGCCCTTGATATCATAGTATCTTGGATCAGGATGATACTCGCCCTCGGGCTGAGCATCGTCTTCGCCCTCACAGTAGGCATCCTGGCGGCGAGGAACAAGAGGGCGGAAGGGGTGATACTCCCGCTCCTGGACATATTCCAGTCCATCCCCATCCTGGGGTTCTTCCCCTTCGTCATAGTTGCCATCTACGGCCCTCCGGGGTTCGCGCTGCACAACTTCATCGGGGCGAACGTCGCCGTCATCGTCCTCATATTCACGAGCATGTCCTGGAACATAGCCTTCGGTGTGTACGAGTCGGTGAAGGCGATCCCCCAAGACTACGCTGACCTCCTCAACGTGTCCCAAGCCAGCTCCTGGCAGAGGATCAGGAGCCTCTACATCCCGGCCTCCATGAGCAGGATCGCCTACAACACCCAGATCTCGTGGGCGGTGGGGCTCTTCTTCCTGGTGGCCAGCGAGATCATCAGCTCGGGCTCGACCAGCATCCCGGTGGGGTACGGCATAGGGGTCGCGGTGTCTGAGTTCGTCTTTCCCACCTTCGACTACGCCAACTACGTCCTTCTCGTGGCAGGCATCGTGGTGGCCGTCGTCATCTGGAGGTTCCTCTTCCTCAGGGAGTTCGCCCTCTGGTCGGAGAAGTACAAGATGATGGAGGAGCCGAGGGAGGTCAGGCGGGACCCTGTCCTGAGGTTCTACTCGTGGGTCAGCCACCGAAGCGTGTCGAAGCTCTTCCTGATAGGCCAGGGGAGGGGGGTGACGCGGTTCACCTCATCCATCGCCAGGTTCAGGAAGGGACTGAGGTACGCGGTCCTGATATTTCTGGGGCTGTTCTTCCTGGTCGTGGCGGCGGCCATAGGGTCTTCCGGGGGCCTCGGAGCCATCTCCATCCCCTCGCCTTCGTACCTCGTCTCGCGAGAGCTGTTCGTGATCTACAACCTGGCCGTGTCCTTCGTCCGCGTCTGGTTCGTGGTGGCCATCTGCGTCGCCATCGGGCTCCCCCTCGGCATAGTGGTGTCGCTGAACTTCAAGCTCTACGACACGGTGTCGCCGCTGCTGGAGGTCATCTCCTCGATCCCGGCCCCGATCCTCCTCCCGGCCATCCTCCTCATCCCCCTGATCGGGAGGAACCCGGAGGCCGTGGCGGATCTCGTGATACTCCTCTCGGTGTTCTGGTACATAGTCTTCAACGTGATGGCGGGGGTCAGGACCCTCCCCGCCGACATGAAGGAGCTCCCCCGGGTTTACAGGGTCGGGAGGACGTCGGCCTGGAGGAACGTCTACATCCCGAGCGCGATAACCGCCCTGGTCACCGGGGCGATTACCGCTGTGGGCGGAGCCTGGAACGCGCTGATCGTGGCCGAGTACTTCCAGCTGGACCCGTCCAGCCCTCCGCTCTCCCAGGTCCAGTCGGGGATCGGGAAGGTCATCACGATAGCTACCAACAAGGGGGACAACCTCACCCTCTTCCTAGCGGTGTCAACCATGACCGTGCTGATAGTGGGTTTCAACCTCACGGTCTGGCGGAGGCTGTACAACCGCGCCACGAGGCGCTACACTTACAACAGGTAG
- a CDS encoding ABC transporter ATP-binding protein, whose protein sequence is MSLDYHKEKEALPVLTDVSLKAGKDELVAITGPSGCGKSTLLRIVSGLIRPTSGTVKVLDSEVTGPRDDIAMVFQNFVLLPWRTALENVMFGLTSKKELTEVQKQERAQKALDVAGLTGFESVYPGELSGGMKQRVGVARALATEPKVMLMDEPFSSLDDLTAERLRKETYTLLINPQTSVQSVILVSHNVEEIIELADKVVVLSGRPAHVVGELTVDIPRPRNKKSDEFFQWVDKVYALLS, encoded by the coding sequence GTGAGCCTCGATTATCACAAGGAGAAGGAGGCGCTGCCTGTCCTGACGGACGTCTCGCTCAAGGCCGGGAAAGACGAGCTGGTGGCGATCACCGGGCCCTCCGGCTGCGGGAAGTCGACGCTGCTCAGGATAGTGTCCGGGCTCATACGGCCGACGTCGGGGACGGTGAAGGTCCTTGACTCTGAGGTCACCGGCCCGAGAGACGACATAGCGATGGTATTCCAGAACTTCGTCCTCCTCCCTTGGAGGACCGCCCTGGAGAACGTCATGTTCGGTCTCACTTCTAAGAAGGAGCTCACCGAGGTACAGAAGCAGGAGCGGGCCCAGAAGGCCCTGGACGTGGCCGGCCTTACGGGGTTCGAAAGCGTCTATCCGGGGGAGCTTTCCGGGGGGATGAAGCAGAGGGTGGGGGTGGCCAGGGCGCTGGCTACCGAGCCGAAGGTCATGCTCATGGACGAGCCGTTCAGCTCCCTCGACGACCTCACCGCGGAGAGGCTCAGGAAGGAGACATACACCCTCCTGATCAACCCGCAGACCTCCGTCCAGTCGGTCATCCTCGTGAGCCACAACGTAGAGGAGATCATCGAGCTCGCGGACAAGGTGGTGGTCCTATCCGGCCGGCCGGCCCACGTGGTCGGCGAGCTCACCGTCGACATCCCCAGGCCGAGGAACAAGAAGTCGGACGAGTTCTTCCAGTGGGTGGACAAGGTCTATGCGCTCCTTTCGTGA
- a CDS encoding AAA-associated domain-containing protein: MADISRPLPTALMMPGYVRGGQVISLVEITGSIGDKIDIPKLADEMGADVSVLLPILDAAEMLGLVRVEKGDVKLTELGLKFQKTTKNKLTTLKDRIATIEPFRTALELARGRSVTTAEVAEALGESGLKWHYQPEINESVIRTLLIHWSIYAGLLKYNGKTGRFQRA, encoded by the coding sequence TTGGCTGACATTTCCCGCCCCCTTCCTACGGCCCTGATGATGCCGGGGTACGTCAGGGGCGGACAGGTGATCAGTCTCGTGGAGATCACCGGGAGCATCGGCGACAAGATAGACATCCCCAAGCTGGCCGACGAGATGGGGGCGGACGTCTCGGTCCTCCTCCCCATCCTGGACGCCGCCGAGATGCTGGGGCTGGTCCGCGTGGAGAAGGGGGACGTAAAGCTCACCGAGCTCGGGCTCAAGTTCCAGAAGACCACCAAAAACAAGCTGACGACGCTGAAAGACAGGATCGCCACCATCGAGCCCTTCCGGACGGCGCTGGAACTCGCCAGAGGGAGGTCGGTCACCACGGCGGAGGTGGCGGAGGCCCTGGGAGAGTCCGGGCTGAAGTGGCACTACCAGCCCGAGATCAACGAGTCGGTCATACGGACCCTCCTCATCCACTGGTCCATCTACGCGGGGCTCTTGAAGTACAACGGGAAGACGGGCAGATTCCAGCGCGCCTAG